The Nitrospira sp. genome contains a region encoding:
- the recA gene encoding recombinase RecA — translation MSEKDDKKRALDLALSQIEKQYGKGAIMKLGAEDKHADVPAISTGSLGLDIALGVGGLPRGRVIEIFGPEASGKTTMTLHCIAEVQKTGGVAAFIDAEHALDLTYAKKLGVQADDLLVSQPDTGEQALEIAETLVRSGAIDLIVVDSVAALTPRAEIEGEMGDAHMGLQARLMSQALRKLTAAIAKSLTTVIFINQIRMKLGVMFGNPETTTGGNALKFYSSVRLDIRRIESIKEGQEVMGSRVRVKVVKNKMAPPFRQAEFDIMFAEGISKTGELVDMGVDKKIIEKSGAWYSYKGERIGQGRDSAREFLKNNAPAAREVEAKLRDLAGVPGRSEKKAEAKEEKPAARSDEKRAHR, via the coding sequence ATGTCAGAGAAGGACGACAAGAAGCGCGCGCTCGACCTAGCCCTTTCCCAGATTGAGAAACAGTACGGGAAGGGAGCGATTATGAAACTTGGAGCCGAGGACAAGCACGCCGACGTGCCGGCTATTTCGACAGGGTCGTTGGGACTGGACATCGCTCTCGGGGTCGGAGGACTCCCACGTGGACGCGTGATCGAGATCTTCGGACCGGAGGCTTCCGGAAAAACCACAATGACGCTGCATTGTATCGCTGAGGTACAGAAGACGGGCGGAGTTGCCGCATTCATCGATGCGGAGCATGCGCTGGATTTGACCTATGCCAAGAAGCTTGGCGTCCAGGCCGACGATCTTCTGGTCTCCCAGCCGGACACGGGCGAGCAGGCATTGGAAATCGCCGAAACATTGGTGCGGAGCGGCGCGATCGATTTGATCGTGGTTGATTCAGTCGCGGCGTTGACCCCTCGCGCGGAGATCGAAGGCGAGATGGGCGATGCCCATATGGGCCTTCAAGCCCGGCTGATGTCGCAGGCGCTGAGAAAGCTCACCGCCGCCATTGCAAAGTCATTGACCACGGTGATCTTTATCAATCAAATCCGCATGAAGCTGGGTGTGATGTTCGGGAATCCTGAGACGACCACCGGCGGGAACGCCCTCAAGTTTTATTCGTCCGTCAGGCTTGATATTCGCCGCATTGAATCGATCAAAGAAGGTCAAGAGGTCATGGGAAGCCGTGTCCGCGTGAAAGTCGTCAAGAATAAGATGGCGCCGCCGTTCCGCCAGGCGGAGTTCGATATCATGTTTGCGGAAGGTATTTCCAAGACCGGCGAATTGGTGGACATGGGGGTGGATAAGAAGATTATCGAAAAATCAGGCGCCTGGTATTCCTACAAAGGCGAACGCATCGGTCAAGGCCGCGACTCCGCTCGGGAATTCCTGAAGAATAATGCTCCTGCGGCTCGAGAGGTCGAAGCAAAACTTCGTGACCTAGCCGGAGTGCCGGGCCGAAGTGAGA